A window of Acidimicrobiales bacterium contains these coding sequences:
- a CDS encoding MMPL family transporter, producing MERMWRQLGFLLGKFWWAVLAAVVLITGVLAIGASKIEFATGQDSYLNADSQAAIDNVVFQEQFGGEAVILLFTADDDALIPDLFSDANREELARVESELRAIPEIDSVITPLTSVTFSSRIIDEGVGTAGLRHAVEDDPDPDSKALREADLQTTLFRLSAAGDADLASREWVEFLLYDNTGFELEGTDITVTPPLAERNLRESLKSTFPDQQTAVGGVIIEGNADLDTLSSATEQVLEIMNSAELDGWTIVTTGSPVFLKDINDYLQGGMLTLGAAALGLMALVLLIAFPVRWRLVPLLSVVIAVAWTFSLLGFIGIDLSLVTISGLPILIGIGVDFAIQVQNRVEEEVVLARSEHPMRETLANLGPPLTAATVAAALAFLVLRVSLVPMIRDFGVMLAIGIVVILIVGIVVPTAVLGIREYKARTTSVTEPTRIERMIVKLGSLPQKAVVPLIIASVGVLVAGIALEDRFEIQSDPIRWVNQDTQTVRDIDTLKDETGFESTLGVLVAANNINAQPVVDTLFDFVSTWDSVDEPRIATSSSMVSTMSKIINIEGATPVAPRSEDLELLIGVMSPDIERALVAEDRTAAQVNFRLAPASLDDDAILVAEIEADLANRIAALDLPADSILLTGLEEGEPAIRAVPAGLAVVGVGLLENLSANRAVLTYLALAVAGLWLLLRHRSVTRALLAMVPVLLAVGASSVIVAVAGLTLSPLTTVSGPLVIASCTEFSVLILGRYLEERQRGLSPQEATDRASARTGRAFFTSALTTIFGFGVLVFSALPLLSDFGLIVTMNVAVALLSALVVMPPLLVWADSRGWIGTTVTSSQDSAHGVVLADKPRPGLAIGAVALTALAVVLFLGADTEDGDANDTEFTAVALPTTTTTTTTTTTLPPGEEPEEIDISQFGTEQPDGLVPSTLYLYITQAGGDPQRAVCTGAILGERVDLDVLVTQLVPGFPDEAMVPVIQAGLDCGLDQETLDAATEIARGG from the coding sequence GTCAACTCGGCTTTCTTCTGGGCAAGTTCTGGTGGGCGGTGCTCGCCGCCGTCGTGCTGATCACCGGCGTTCTCGCCATCGGCGCCAGCAAGATCGAGTTCGCCACCGGTCAGGACTCGTACCTGAATGCCGACAGCCAGGCCGCAATCGACAACGTGGTGTTCCAGGAACAGTTCGGCGGCGAGGCCGTCATCCTCCTCTTCACCGCCGACGACGACGCCCTCATTCCCGACCTCTTCAGCGACGCGAACCGCGAGGAGCTGGCGCGGGTCGAGAGCGAGCTCCGGGCCATCCCCGAAATCGACTCGGTGATCACGCCGCTCACGTCGGTCACGTTCAGCTCCCGCATCATCGACGAGGGCGTGGGCACCGCCGGATTGCGCCACGCGGTCGAGGACGACCCCGATCCCGACTCGAAGGCACTGCGCGAGGCCGATCTCCAGACCACGCTGTTCCGGCTCAGCGCCGCGGGCGACGCGGATCTCGCGAGCCGCGAGTGGGTCGAGTTCCTCCTCTACGACAACACGGGCTTCGAACTCGAAGGCACTGACATCACGGTCACCCCGCCGCTCGCCGAGCGCAACCTCCGTGAGTCGCTCAAGAGCACGTTCCCCGATCAGCAGACGGCCGTCGGTGGCGTGATCATCGAGGGCAACGCCGATCTCGACACCTTGTCGTCGGCCACCGAGCAGGTGCTCGAGATCATGAACTCGGCCGAGCTCGATGGTTGGACGATCGTCACCACGGGCTCCCCTGTCTTCCTGAAGGACATCAACGACTACCTCCAGGGCGGCATGCTCACCCTCGGCGCCGCGGCCCTCGGCCTGATGGCCCTCGTGCTGCTGATCGCGTTCCCGGTGCGGTGGCGCCTCGTGCCGCTGCTGTCGGTGGTCATCGCGGTGGCCTGGACCTTCTCGCTCCTCGGTTTCATCGGCATCGACCTCTCCCTCGTCACCATCTCGGGCCTCCCGATCCTGATCGGCATCGGCGTCGACTTCGCCATCCAGGTGCAGAACCGCGTGGAGGAGGAGGTGGTCCTGGCGCGCAGCGAACATCCGATGCGAGAAACTCTCGCCAACCTCGGACCGCCGCTCACCGCAGCCACGGTGGCCGCCGCCCTCGCCTTCCTGGTCCTACGCGTCTCGCTCGTGCCGATGATCCGCGACTTCGGCGTGATGCTCGCCATCGGCATCGTCGTCATCCTCATCGTCGGCATCGTCGTCCCCACTGCGGTGCTGGGTATCCGCGAGTACAAGGCTCGCACCACGTCGGTCACCGAACCGACCCGCATCGAGCGGATGATCGTCAAGCTCGGCAGCCTGCCGCAGAAGGCCGTCGTGCCGCTGATCATCGCGTCGGTCGGCGTGCTCGTCGCCGGCATCGCACTCGAGGACCGGTTCGAGATCCAGAGCGACCCGATCCGTTGGGTGAACCAGGACACCCAGACCGTCCGCGACATCGACACCCTGAAGGACGAGACCGGCTTCGAGAGCACCCTCGGCGTCCTCGTGGCCGCCAACAACATCAACGCCCAACCGGTGGTTGACACGCTCTTCGACTTCGTCTCCACCTGGGACAGCGTCGACGAGCCTCGGATCGCGACCAGTTCGAGCATGGTCTCGACCATGTCGAAGATCATCAACATCGAGGGCGCCACGCCGGTCGCGCCCCGCAGTGAGGACCTCGAACTGCTGATCGGTGTCATGTCGCCTGACATCGAGCGCGCCCTCGTGGCCGAGGATCGCACGGCTGCGCAGGTCAACTTCCGCCTCGCCCCCGCCTCGCTCGACGACGATGCGATCCTCGTGGCCGAGATCGAAGCCGACCTCGCCAATCGCATCGCCGCACTCGATCTCCCGGCCGACTCGATCCTGCTCACCGGCCTCGAAGAGGGCGAACCCGCCATCCGCGCGGTGCCCGCCGGCCTCGCCGTCGTCGGCGTCGGCCTGCTCGAGAACCTCTCGGCCAACCGGGCCGTGCTCACCTATCTCGCGCTGGCGGTGGCCGGTCTCTGGTTGTTGCTGCGCCATCGCAGCGTCACCCGGGCCCTGCTCGCCATGGTGCCGGTGCTGCTGGCCGTCGGCGCGTCGTCGGTCATCGTCGCGGTCGCCGGACTGACGTTGAGCCCGCTCACGACGGTCAGCGGGCCGCTCGTCATCGCGTCGTGCACCGAGTTCAGTGTGTTGATCCTCGGCCGCTATCTCGAGGAACGACAGCGCGGACTCTCCCCGCAGGAGGCGACCGACCGGGCATCGGCCCGCACCGGCCGGGCATTCTTCACCTCGGCCCTCACGACGATCTTCGGTTTCGGTGTGCTGGTCTTCTCGGCGCTGCCGCTGCTGTCCGACTTCGGCCTCATCGTCACGATGAACGTCGCCGTGGCCCTGCTCTCGGCCCTCGTGGTGATGCCACCGCTCCTGGTCTGGGCCGACAGCCGAGGATGGATCGGCACCACGGTCACTTCTTCGCAGGACTCGGCCCACGGAGTGGTCCTGGCCGACAAACCCCGGCCCGGCCTGGCAATCGGCGCGGTCGCGCTCACCGCCCTGGCCGTCGTGCTCTTCCTGGGCGCCGACACCGAGGACGGCGACGCCAACGACACCGAGTTCACCGCCGTCGCCCTGCCGACCACCACGACCACCACGACGACCACCACCACGCTGCCGCCCGGCGAGGAGCCGGAGGAGATCGACATCTCGCAGTTCGGCACCGAGCAGCCGGACGGCCTCGTACCGAGCACGCTGTATCTCTACATCACCCAGGCCGGCGGCGACCCGCAACGGGCCGTGTGCACCGGCGCGATCCTGGGCGAACGGGTCGACCTCGATGTACTCGTCACCCAGCTGGTACCCGGCTTCCCCGACGAGGCGATGGTTCCCGTGATCCAGGCGGGCCTCGACTGCGGACTCGATCAGGAGACACTCGACGCCGCGACCGAGATCGCCCGAGGCGGCTGA
- a CDS encoding methyltransferase domain-containing protein, which yields MSQESYGTADSEVDIERVRLGMLAAARDPKTFVVLDGIGVTSGMHVLELGAGAGTVSAWLAEKVGSEGRVMSTDIDIQFHADMPDNVIVREHDIATDPLPREHFDIVHARAVLQHVPSREEVIPKLIEALKPGGWLVLEDGQFLGFGEQGLAEPYRSIHQIISAGGQEEWRDPNFGLQILDRMRAHGLVDLDIVGDLWAMRPGEPSGEWWFMALERAIPHLVAAGMVTEEDGDAAMAQVRAPGFVMLSPASIATIGRKPG from the coding sequence ATGAGCCAGGAAAGCTACGGAACCGCCGACAGTGAGGTGGACATCGAGCGGGTTCGACTCGGCATGTTGGCGGCCGCGCGAGACCCGAAGACCTTCGTGGTACTCGACGGCATCGGCGTCACATCGGGCATGCATGTGCTCGAACTGGGGGCCGGTGCGGGAACGGTCAGCGCCTGGCTGGCGGAGAAGGTCGGGTCCGAGGGAAGGGTGATGTCGACCGACATCGACATCCAGTTCCACGCCGACATGCCCGACAACGTGATCGTCCGCGAGCACGACATCGCGACCGATCCCTTGCCTCGTGAACACTTCGACATCGTCCACGCTCGGGCCGTGTTGCAACACGTGCCGAGCCGCGAGGAGGTCATCCCGAAGCTGATCGAGGCGCTCAAGCCCGGGGGATGGCTCGTGCTCGAGGACGGCCAGTTCCTCGGCTTCGGTGAGCAGGGTCTGGCCGAGCCGTATCGCTCGATCCACCAGATCATCTCGGCCGGTGGTCAGGAGGAATGGCGTGACCCGAACTTCGGGCTCCAGATCCTCGATCGGATGCGGGCCCACGGTCTCGTCGATCTCGACATCGTCGGCGACCTGTGGGCGATGCGGCCCGGCGAGCCGAGCGGCGAATGGTGGTTCATGGCCCTGGAGCGCGCCATCCCGCACCTCGTCGCTGCCGGCATGGTGACCGAGGAAGATGGCGACGCCGCGATGGCCCAGGTGCGCGCACCCGGGTTCGTGATGTTGAGCCCGGCGTCGATCGCGACGATCGGCCGCAAGCCCGGTTGA
- a CDS encoding Rieske 2Fe-2S domain-containing protein: protein MEPFDGETPLQGIARQAAAGLAAFPESSMTSLERFPYYTAFPFAWYPVTLGDQLARGEVRPVRLLARDLVLWRDDDGVAHVMDAYCPHLGANIGIGGRVENGNLVCPYHWWEWAADGTNARIPYADQVNRKARLRAYPTLERNGLVMFWFHPDPTQAPLWEIPDLSEYLTDEWVPLEPAEWTVRCPWQELAENGPDYVHLRTVHGAASVPELESLEFDGYFNRLRSTVDFATPRGPTSGRIDTDGYGPGFSVARFSGIVDTVFFNVTVPIDWETTWSMKLYRVRGPASVGQALVRDLKKQMAEDNVIFDNKIQQPAPALAATDGPILKFRKWAAQFYVDGDAIALERIAFERLAKGRQGP, encoded by the coding sequence GTGGAACCGTTCGACGGCGAGACGCCGCTGCAAGGCATCGCCCGCCAGGCCGCGGCCGGGCTGGCCGCCTTCCCCGAGTCGTCGATGACGTCGCTCGAGCGGTTTCCCTACTACACGGCCTTTCCGTTCGCCTGGTATCCGGTCACGCTCGGCGACCAGCTGGCCCGAGGTGAGGTGCGACCCGTTCGCCTCTTGGCTCGCGACCTGGTGTTGTGGCGCGACGACGACGGCGTCGCCCACGTGATGGATGCGTACTGCCCACACCTGGGGGCGAACATCGGCATCGGGGGACGGGTCGAGAACGGCAATCTCGTGTGTCCGTATCACTGGTGGGAGTGGGCGGCCGACGGCACCAACGCACGCATCCCCTACGCCGATCAGGTGAACAGGAAGGCCCGCCTGCGGGCGTATCCGACGCTCGAACGCAACGGGCTCGTGATGTTCTGGTTCCACCCTGATCCGACCCAGGCACCGTTGTGGGAGATCCCCGACCTCTCGGAATACCTCACCGACGAGTGGGTGCCGCTCGAGCCGGCCGAGTGGACGGTGCGGTGCCCGTGGCAGGAACTGGCCGAGAACGGACCCGACTACGTCCACCTGCGCACCGTGCACGGCGCCGCCAGTGTGCCGGAACTCGAGTCGCTCGAGTTCGACGGCTACTTCAACCGACTCCGCTCGACGGTCGACTTCGCAACGCCCCGTGGACCCACCAGTGGGCGGATCGACACCGACGGCTACGGCCCGGGTTTCTCGGTGGCCCGCTTCTCGGGCATCGTCGACACGGTCTTCTTCAACGTGACCGTGCCGATCGACTGGGAGACGACCTGGTCGATGAAGCTCTATCGGGTGCGGGGGCCGGCGAGCGTCGGCCAGGCGCTGGTGCGTGACCTGAAGAAGCAGATGGCCGAGGACAACGTGATCTTCGACAACAAGATCCAGCAGCCGGCGCCGGCGCTGGCGGCGACCGACGGACCGATCCTGAAGTTCAGGAAATGGGCCGCGCAGTTCTACGTCGACGGTGATGCCATTGCCCTCGAGAGAATTGCTTTCGAGAGACTTGCGAAGGGGAGACAAGGACCATGA
- a CDS encoding acyl-CoA dehydrogenase family protein codes for MTATDEIHEPADHAAYRAQVRAWYDENATPKTPDDPWATTVHSDPEQATRHFENSKAWIGKLYEAGYSGIAWPAEYGGGGGESWMTRIEREIAGDYDEWTGFPGATIAMLGPTLLRHGTEEQKKEYIPKLLSAELTFCQLFSEPGAGSDLASLGAKAVRDGDEFVVNGQKVWNSSAQYTDWGFLLVRTDPDAPKHKGITFLLVDMSTPGIEVRPLVQINRSAHFNEVFLNEVRIPVANVVGEINEGWGPARTVLSNESAFIAGNRIPTGAKLRDLAELSGCADDPVIRQGLADYLAREHIAGWMGEQVQQAIRRGEMPPMDPGLLKLLASDNKRRAGDLAMQILGVASIAGDAPEVFWAQMELMGRYGISIGGGTDQVLKNNIGERSLGLPREPGYDKNQAWRDIPK; via the coding sequence ATGACCGCCACCGACGAGATCCACGAGCCCGCCGACCATGCGGCCTACCGAGCCCAGGTGCGGGCCTGGTACGACGAGAACGCCACGCCGAAGACCCCCGACGATCCATGGGCGACCACCGTCCACTCCGATCCCGAGCAGGCCACCCGCCACTTCGAGAACTCGAAGGCGTGGATCGGCAAGCTGTACGAGGCCGGGTACTCCGGCATCGCCTGGCCGGCCGAGTACGGCGGGGGTGGTGGGGAGTCCTGGATGACCCGCATCGAGCGTGAGATCGCGGGCGACTACGACGAGTGGACCGGCTTCCCCGGCGCGACGATCGCCATGCTCGGCCCCACGTTGTTGCGCCACGGCACCGAGGAGCAGAAGAAGGAGTACATCCCCAAGCTGCTCTCGGCCGAGCTCACGTTCTGCCAGCTGTTCAGCGAACCGGGGGCCGGTTCCGACCTCGCTTCGCTCGGCGCCAAGGCCGTGCGTGACGGCGACGAGTTCGTCGTGAACGGGCAGAAGGTGTGGAACAGCTCGGCCCAGTACACCGACTGGGGCTTCCTGCTGGTGCGCACCGACCCCGACGCCCCGAAACACAAGGGCATCACCTTCCTGCTCGTCGACATGTCGACGCCGGGCATCGAGGTGCGGCCGCTGGTGCAGATCAACCGCTCGGCCCACTTCAACGAGGTGTTCCTCAACGAGGTCCGTATCCCCGTCGCCAACGTCGTCGGCGAGATCAACGAGGGCTGGGGCCCGGCTCGCACGGTGTTGTCCAACGAGTCGGCCTTCATCGCCGGCAACCGCATTCCCACCGGGGCCAAGCTCCGCGATCTCGCCGAACTCAGCGGCTGTGCCGACGACCCGGTCATCCGCCAGGGCCTGGCCGACTACCTCGCCCGAGAACACATCGCCGGTTGGATGGGCGAACAGGTGCAACAGGCGATCCGGCGGGGCGAGATGCCACCGATGGACCCGGGCCTGCTCAAGTTGCTCGCCTCGGACAACAAGCGCCGGGCCGGCGACCTCGCCATGCAGATCCTGGGCGTTGCCTCGATCGCGGGCGACGCTCCCGAGGTGTTCTGGGCCCAGATGGAGCTGATGGGCCGCTACGGCATCTCCATCGGCGGCGGCACCGACCAGGTGCTCAAGAACAACATCGGCGAGCGTTCGCTCGGGTTGCCGCGCGAGCCCGGCTACGACAAGAACCAGGCCTGGCGCGACATCCCCAAGTAG
- a CDS encoding ArsI/CadI family heavy metal resistance metalloenzyme has product MRLQLAIDVSNLDEAIDFYSKMFATEPAKVKPGYANFAIDQPPLKLVLFENAAGGGTINHLGVEVETADQVSAAEARLSGDGLETTGIDDTVCCYAEKTETWVTGPDDTRWEWYVKTGEADQLQNEVVTSDGRPCCG; this is encoded by the coding sequence ATGCGACTGCAACTTGCCATCGACGTCAGCAACCTCGACGAGGCCATCGACTTCTACTCGAAGATGTTCGCCACCGAACCTGCCAAGGTGAAGCCCGGCTACGCCAACTTCGCCATCGACCAGCCCCCGCTCAAGCTGGTGCTCTTCGAGAACGCCGCCGGAGGAGGAACGATCAACCATCTCGGTGTCGAGGTCGAGACGGCCGACCAGGTGTCCGCGGCGGAGGCCCGTCTGAGCGGAGACGGTCTCGAGACCACCGGCATCGACGACACGGTCTGTTGCTATGCCGAGAAGACCGAAACGTGGGTCACCGGCCCCGACGACACCCGATGGGAGTGGTACGTCAAGACCGGCGAGGCCGACCAGCTCCAGAACGAGGTCGTCACGAGCGACGGTCGCCCCTGCTGCGGCTGA
- a CDS encoding metalloregulator ArsR/SmtB family transcription factor, translated as MNITLSSPCCTPLQAAPLSEADADELAGLLKALADPVRLRLLSFIAATENGEACACDLTEPTGRSQATVSHHLTQLTQAGILEREQRGKWAWFSLNHDHLNSICAAVCASGSD; from the coding sequence ATGAACATCACGCTGTCGTCCCCGTGCTGCACTCCCCTGCAGGCGGCACCCCTGTCGGAGGCCGATGCCGACGAGCTGGCCGGTCTGCTCAAGGCGCTGGCCGACCCCGTGCGGCTACGGCTGCTGAGCTTCATCGCCGCGACCGAGAACGGCGAGGCCTGCGCCTGCGACCTGACCGAGCCGACCGGCCGCTCCCAGGCCACGGTGAGCCATCACCTCACGCAGCTCACCCAAGCCGGCATCCTCGAGCGCGAGCAACGCGGCAAGTGGGCGTGGTTCAGCCTCAACCACGACCACCTCAACAGCATCTGCGCCGCAGTCTGCGCGTCTGGGTCGGACTGA